A single Mangrovimonas sp. YM274 DNA region contains:
- a CDS encoding LamG-like jellyroll fold domain-containing protein, producing the protein MITKLPFRLLKTFLIFMTPIAIVAQTGLNFDGVDDYVQSEATPVTGSAERTIEAWIKTTKNSLPINQGGDGQSVISDWGYASTGARFTFNVLWSNAIRLEVQGNGVSGSIPVNDGEWHHVAVVYNPSAPYEISLYVDGELDTQNNLSVGVNTSTITKLRLGKRVDDNGLFQGEMDEYRIWDIALSQAEIQERMNTELCGDETGLLVYYPFNEGIPQTDNSAVDTVTDLGSLGESGTLNNFALNGLSSNWTMGADITGGIDNEITLAAGVLTATETGATYQWFNCGDGNSAVEGATAQTFTPETSGTYAVEITSEGCVTTSTCMYVDASLGIEDTLLNATKLYPNPTKDMLTLELANTYETIEMELVSVTGKIIAKYQYYNDNKFLVDLQGVATGLYFLRIEVDGHDSVAFKVIKE; encoded by the coding sequence ATGATAACAAAACTACCTTTTAGATTACTAAAAACTTTTTTGATTTTTATGACTCCCATTGCGATAGTAGCGCAAACGGGACTCAATTTTGATGGCGTTGATGATTATGTGCAATCAGAGGCGACTCCAGTTACAGGAAGTGCAGAACGCACTATTGAAGCTTGGATTAAAACGACTAAAAATTCTTTGCCCATCAACCAAGGAGGAGATGGCCAAAGTGTTATTAGTGATTGGGGCTATGCTTCAACTGGAGCAAGATTTACATTTAATGTATTGTGGAGTAACGCAATCCGTCTGGAGGTTCAAGGAAACGGGGTGAGTGGAAGCATTCCGGTAAACGATGGAGAATGGCACCATGTTGCCGTGGTGTATAACCCCTCGGCACCCTATGAAATAAGCCTCTATGTAGATGGGGAATTAGACACTCAAAACAATTTATCTGTGGGTGTTAACACGTCAACAATTACTAAACTGCGCTTGGGTAAACGTGTTGATGATAATGGGCTGTTTCAAGGAGAAATGGACGAATATCGTATTTGGGATATAGCGCTTAGTCAAGCAGAAATTCAGGAGCGTATGAACACCGAATTATGTGGTGATGAGACCGGCTTATTGGTCTACTATCCTTTTAACGAAGGAATACCGCAAACCGATAATTCAGCGGTTGATACCGTAACCGATTTAGGGAGTCTGGGAGAGAGCGGTACCTTGAATAATTTCGCCTTGAATGGTTTATCTTCCAACTGGACAATGGGTGCTGATATTACTGGTGGTATAGATAACGAAATTACTTTAGCTGCAGGTGTCCTTACCGCAACAGAAACAGGAGCAACATACCAGTGGTTTAATTGTGGTGATGGCAATAGTGCTGTAGAAGGTGCCACAGCACAAACATTTACTCCTGAAACTTCGGGAACCTATGCTGTTGAAATTACAAGTGAAGGATGTGTAACCACCTCTACTTGTATGTATGTGGATGCCTCATTGGGTATTGAAGACACCTTGTTAAATGCAACAAAACTCTATCCAAACCCAACCAAAGATATGTTAACATTAGAGTTGGCCAATACTTATGAAACGATAGAAATGGAATTGGTATCGGTTACGGGAAAAATTATTGCTAAATACCAGTACTATAATGACAACAAGTTTCTGGTAGATCTTCAGGGAGTTGCTACTGGTTTGTATTTTCTTAGGATTGAAGTAGATGGGCATGATTCAGTTGCATTTAAGGTAATCAAAGAATAA
- a CDS encoding septal ring lytic transglycosylase RlpA family protein, with the protein MKIFTLLILSLFTTLLSAQVQTGKASFYGDKFEGRLTASGEPYYHKNATAAHRNLPFGTMLKVTNLANNKVAYVKVNDRGPFVSGRIIDLSKSIAHKLDFVAAGVADVVIEVLETDDLSAPNIEEPIASVSETANNSSNTITTPPVESEFYELAIDRVKPDWIGVQIGSFQELANLIRLADNLKISYQKEVTVQVKTINGVKIYSLILGKFNTRSKAENFRDHFEKKYPDCFIVDLTTS; encoded by the coding sequence ATGAAAATTTTTACCCTACTTATTCTCTCATTGTTTACCACATTGCTTTCCGCTCAAGTTCAAACAGGTAAAGCCTCGTTTTACGGCGACAAGTTTGAAGGACGGCTTACCGCCAGTGGCGAGCCTTATTATCACAAAAATGCCACAGCCGCGCACAGAAACCTACCTTTTGGCACTATGCTAAAGGTCACTAACCTTGCTAATAATAAAGTAGCCTATGTAAAGGTGAATGACAGAGGTCCTTTTGTAAGCGGACGCATTATAGACCTCTCTAAATCCATTGCTCATAAATTGGATTTTGTAGCTGCAGGCGTCGCCGACGTAGTTATAGAAGTATTGGAAACCGATGATTTATCAGCACCTAATATTGAAGAGCCTATTGCTTCCGTTTCGGAAACTGCCAATAATTCTTCAAATACTATTACAACACCACCTGTAGAATCGGAATTTTATGAACTTGCCATAGACAGAGTAAAACCAGATTGGATAGGTGTTCAGATAGGAAGTTTTCAAGAATTGGCCAATCTTATTCGCTTGGCAGATAATTTAAAGATTAGCTACCAAAAAGAAGTTACTGTGCAGGTAAAAACCATTAATGGTGTAAAAATCTATTCCCTGATTCTTGGAAAATTCAACACCCGTAGTAAAGCTGAAAATTTTAGAGATCATTTTGAGAAAAAATATCCCGACTGTTTTATCGTAGATCTTACCACTTCATAA
- a CDS encoding class I SAM-dependent methyltransferase, with amino-acid sequence MLTQKEKQQLRSTIFRHLDGIATATTAFTLHKKGVLEYLLTHQKATLQDLSQHFKANEGYLNVALRILCAQGWLYQVPKPEHNTIEFSTNEQSHNAFQLIPLYQEAVQLLSYSVKFPEERIGADAFLVLERVFKNFEKQYGLPTTEENSLEFQILKHIEGVIVAPIIVLLGVNGLFHKYFMEASFTAEEYHKNPESFKKILDFFAFLGWFTKKKNTYQFTDKGLFFAKRASAYGVTVSYLPTFTNLEELIFGDPLILKTESPNEPEKHVHREMNVWGSGGAHSTYFKVIDQVIIDLFNKPITEQPKGILDMGCGNGAFLQHIFDVIEHQTLRGTMLEEHPLLLVGADLNQAALKVTRANLIAADIWAKLIWGDVGRPDLLAKDLKDNYNIDLKDLLNVRTFLDHNRIWTTPKHPQKTSSTSSGAFAYKGERLKNSLVEDSLLEHFQRWKPYVERFGLLIIELHTIAPELIANNLGKTPATAYDATHGFSDQYILEIDIFIALAKEAGLVPVTQYASKFPNNELASVSINLFKGVSS; translated from the coding sequence ATGCTAACCCAAAAGGAAAAACAACAGTTAAGAAGCACTATTTTTAGACATTTGGATGGCATTGCTACAGCTACCACCGCTTTTACCTTACATAAAAAAGGTGTCCTTGAATACCTGTTAACACACCAAAAAGCAACTTTACAGGACCTGTCCCAACACTTCAAAGCCAACGAAGGCTACCTCAATGTTGCCTTAAGAATTCTCTGTGCCCAAGGCTGGTTATACCAAGTACCAAAGCCTGAACACAACACCATTGAATTTTCCACCAACGAGCAAAGCCATAATGCATTTCAGCTGATTCCTTTGTATCAAGAGGCCGTCCAACTCCTATCCTATTCAGTAAAATTTCCTGAAGAGCGTATTGGTGCCGATGCCTTTTTAGTGCTGGAACGGGTTTTTAAAAATTTCGAAAAGCAATATGGACTACCCACTACTGAGGAAAACTCCCTTGAATTTCAAATACTAAAACATATTGAAGGGGTTATAGTAGCCCCCATAATAGTCCTTTTAGGCGTAAATGGCCTCTTTCACAAATATTTTATGGAAGCCTCCTTTACCGCAGAGGAGTACCACAAAAACCCTGAAAGCTTTAAAAAAATTCTTGATTTCTTTGCGTTCCTAGGATGGTTTACCAAAAAGAAAAACACCTATCAATTTACCGATAAAGGCTTATTTTTTGCCAAGCGAGCCAGCGCTTATGGAGTGACCGTTTCCTACCTTCCCACCTTTACCAATCTCGAAGAACTTATATTTGGAGATCCTTTAATTTTAAAAACAGAAAGTCCAAACGAGCCCGAAAAACATGTCCACAGGGAAATGAATGTCTGGGGAAGCGGTGGTGCCCATTCTACCTATTTCAAAGTTATAGACCAGGTTATTATAGACCTGTTTAACAAACCTATCACCGAACAGCCCAAAGGCATTTTGGACATGGGATGTGGTAATGGGGCTTTCCTACAACACATTTTTGATGTTATAGAACACCAAACCCTAAGAGGCACTATGTTGGAAGAGCACCCCTTATTATTGGTAGGAGCCGACCTCAATCAAGCAGCACTAAAAGTTACCAGAGCCAATTTAATTGCCGCCGACATATGGGCCAAACTAATATGGGGAGACGTGGGCAGACCCGACCTTTTAGCAAAAGATTTGAAGGATAATTACAACATTGATTTAAAAGATCTCTTAAATGTAAGAACATTTTTGGACCACAATAGAATCTGGACCACACCAAAACATCCCCAAAAAACATCCAGCACCTCTTCTGGCGCTTTTGCCTATAAAGGAGAACGCCTCAAAAACAGTTTGGTAGAAGATTCTCTTCTAGAACATTTTCAACGCTGGAAACCTTATGTAGAACGCTTTGGACTTCTAATCATAGAGCTTCATACTATAGCTCCAGAACTCATAGCGAACAACCTAGGCAAAACACCTGCTACAGCTTATGATGCTACCCATGGTTTTAGCGACCAATATATTTTGGAAATTGATATCTTTATAGCCCTGGCAAAAGAGGCCGGTTTGGTTCCCGTAACGCAATACGCTTCTAAGTTTCCCAATAATGAACTTGCCAGTGTTAGTATTAACTTATTTAAAGGAGTTTCATCCTAA
- a CDS encoding LamG-like jellyroll fold domain-containing protein: MMKQLHKKLVLSALAAGSFLISNAQTGINFDGVDDHIQTTVLPVTATNPRTVEVWIRTTKNSIPTNQGGDGQSVICDWGKDNTGNRFTFNILGNNALRIEVGGGGVNATTAVNDGLWHHVAVVFESFASTNHSVKFYVDGNLDAEGILDKYAYILSTGTNLKIGEKITGDKNFEGDMDEFRIWNRVLTQEELQSRMYRELCGDEEGLVVYYPFSVGTPNGDNTVINEAINEADMEDIGTLNDFALTGTSSNWVTGRPLVALEENTLSAMQEGVSYQWVNCNNASEAVSGATEQSFTPEVSGTYAVEMTVETAEGTCVTTSECMEVEVTSLSVEDNVLEGLRIFPNPTSNNINVDLNEVYETVEAQLVAITGKVVGEYQFNNTNGFDIALDQLNSGVYFLNLKVDQSETVTIKVVKM, encoded by the coding sequence ATGATGAAACAATTACACAAAAAATTAGTGTTGTCTGCTTTGGCTGCAGGCTCATTTTTAATATCCAATGCCCAAACTGGAATTAATTTTGATGGTGTCGATGACCATATTCAAACAACGGTACTTCCTGTAACAGCTACCAATCCAAGAACTGTTGAGGTTTGGATTAGAACTACTAAAAATTCGATCCCTACCAATCAAGGAGGAGATGGACAAAGTGTGATTTGCGATTGGGGAAAGGATAATACAGGTAATCGGTTTACATTTAATATTTTAGGGAATAATGCGTTGAGGATCGAAGTAGGTGGCGGAGGTGTAAATGCAACTACCGCGGTAAATGATGGTTTATGGCACCATGTGGCTGTGGTTTTTGAGTCTTTTGCTTCAACGAATCATTCAGTGAAATTTTATGTGGACGGAAATTTGGATGCAGAAGGGATTTTAGATAAGTATGCCTACATTCTTTCTACAGGTACCAACCTTAAAATAGGTGAGAAGATTACTGGAGATAAGAATTTTGAAGGCGATATGGATGAGTTCCGAATCTGGAATAGAGTATTGACCCAAGAAGAACTTCAAAGCAGAATGTACAGAGAACTTTGTGGAGATGAAGAAGGCTTGGTGGTATACTACCCTTTTAGTGTGGGGACGCCTAATGGAGATAATACCGTAATCAATGAAGCGATCAATGAAGCAGATATGGAAGATATTGGTACTTTAAACGATTTCGCTTTAACAGGAACATCTTCAAACTGGGTAACTGGCCGTCCTTTGGTGGCGCTTGAAGAGAATACTTTGTCTGCAATGCAGGAAGGTGTTAGTTATCAGTGGGTGAATTGCAACAATGCTAGTGAGGCTGTTAGTGGTGCTACTGAGCAAAGCTTCACACCAGAGGTGTCTGGAACTTATGCGGTTGAAATGACTGTTGAAACGGCAGAGGGAACCTGTGTTACTACTTCAGAATGTATGGAAGTTGAGGTAACCTCTTTAAGTGTTGAAGATAATGTATTGGAAGGTTTAAGAATTTTTCCAAACCCAACGTCTAACAACATAAATGTAGATTTGAACGAAGTATACGAAACAGTAGAGGCGCAATTGGTTGCCATTACAGGAAAAGTAGTGGGAGAATACCAATTTAACAACACCAACGGGTTTGATATTGCTTTAGACCAATTAAATTCGGGAGTGTATTTCTTAAACTTAAAGGTGGACCAATCGGAAACCGTTACAATAAAAGTTGTTAAGATGTAA
- a CDS encoding DoxX family protein, with the protein MKKQQSDFALLILRVVFSGLMLTHGIPKIPRLFASPIEFADPIGLGATTSLILTLIAEVLAPIAVILGLKTKISSIPIIITMAVAAFVVHLQDPIGTKEKALLYLAGYLAIFLMGPGGYSLDNRLKK; encoded by the coding sequence ATGAAAAAACAACAATCAGATTTCGCCTTACTAATTTTAAGAGTCGTATTTTCAGGGTTAATGCTAACCCATGGCATCCCAAAAATACCACGGTTGTTTGCATCACCAATTGAATTTGCTGACCCTATAGGCCTTGGCGCCACCACTTCGCTAATACTCACATTAATAGCCGAGGTATTGGCCCCCATTGCTGTAATTTTAGGGCTAAAGACCAAAATAAGCTCCATTCCCATAATCATTACCATGGCCGTTGCAGCCTTTGTAGTTCACCTTCAAGATCCTATTGGCACTAAAGAAAAAGCCCTTTTGTATCTTGCTGGATATCTGGCTATATTTTTGATGGGACCAGGCGGCTACTCATTGGACAATCGATTAAAAAAATGA
- a CDS encoding thiamine pyrophosphate-dependent enzyme produces the protein MQTETNTIQDITFDDFKQEVINDYKTAVTSRECSLLGRREVLTGKAKFGIFGDGKEVPQLAWAKAFKNGDFRSGYYRDQTFMMAIGQLNVQQFFAGLYAHPSLEADPMSAGRQMGGHFGTHSLDDQGNWKDLTKQKNSSADISPTAGQMPRLLGLAQASKIYRNVEGIDTTNFSVKGNEVAWGTIGNASTSEGLFFETINAAGVLQVPMVISVWDDEYGISVHAKYQTTKESISEILKGFQRDENGNGYEILKVNGWDYVALIETYQEAARIAREEHVPVLVHVLELTQPQGHSTSGSHERYKSKERLEWESEHDCIAKMRDWMLANNVATEEELREIEKTIKKDVRATKNAAWDAYLKPIKEEQQEAIQLLNQLANSSHNKAFIAKLANDLSAVKEPIRKDVISIARKALRYVLSENTSEKRALQNWINNFFEDVQPKYSSHLYSETEKSALNVKEVAPSYDDTAAEVDGRVVIRDNFDAIFSKYPNALIFGEDSGNIGDVNQGLEGLQEKYGELRISDAGIREATILGQGIGMAMRGLRPIAEIQYLDYLMYALQIMSDDLATLHYRTVGKQKAPLIVRTRGHRLEGIWHSGSQMGGIINLVRGMHVLVPRNMTKAAGFYNTLLESDEPALIVECLNGYRLKEKLPENLGEFKTPIGVVETVKEGKDITLVSYGSTLNIVAQTAKDLLEVGIDAEVIDVQSLLPFDLNHDIVKSVQKTNRLMVIDEDVPGGASAYILNEILNTQNAYQYLDSQPQTLTAKQHRPAYGTDGDYFSKPSAEDIFEAVYTMIHETDPTSFPSIR, from the coding sequence ATGCAAACTGAAACAAACACTATACAAGACATAACCTTTGATGATTTTAAACAAGAAGTTATCAACGATTATAAAACTGCTGTTACCAGTAGAGAGTGTAGTTTGCTAGGAAGACGAGAGGTACTTACCGGAAAAGCAAAGTTTGGAATTTTTGGAGACGGAAAAGAAGTTCCTCAGCTAGCTTGGGCCAAAGCCTTCAAAAATGGAGACTTTAGATCTGGCTACTACAGGGACCAAACGTTTATGATGGCTATTGGCCAATTAAACGTTCAACAATTTTTTGCCGGTTTGTATGCCCACCCTAGCCTTGAAGCCGACCCAATGTCTGCCGGTCGCCAAATGGGAGGCCATTTTGGAACCCATAGTTTGGATGACCAAGGAAATTGGAAAGACTTAACCAAACAAAAAAACTCAAGCGCCGATATCTCTCCTACCGCTGGGCAAATGCCACGTTTGTTAGGATTGGCACAAGCTTCCAAAATCTACAGAAATGTTGAAGGTATAGATACCACCAATTTTTCGGTAAAAGGAAATGAAGTTGCCTGGGGTACCATTGGTAATGCCAGTACCAGTGAAGGCCTGTTTTTTGAAACCATCAATGCTGCTGGTGTACTGCAAGTACCTATGGTAATAAGCGTTTGGGATGATGAATATGGGATTTCTGTACACGCCAAATACCAAACAACCAAGGAAAGTATTTCCGAAATTTTGAAAGGTTTCCAAAGAGACGAAAACGGTAATGGTTACGAAATTCTTAAAGTGAACGGTTGGGACTATGTGGCTTTAATTGAAACCTATCAAGAAGCAGCCCGAATTGCCAGAGAAGAACATGTGCCTGTACTAGTGCACGTATTGGAATTAACGCAGCCACAAGGTCATTCTACTTCTGGATCACACGAACGTTACAAAAGTAAAGAACGTTTGGAGTGGGAAAGCGAACATGACTGTATTGCAAAAATGCGCGACTGGATGCTAGCCAACAACGTGGCTACTGAGGAAGAATTGCGCGAAATTGAAAAGACCATAAAAAAAGACGTAAGAGCTACTAAAAATGCAGCTTGGGACGCGTACTTAAAACCAATAAAAGAAGAGCAACAGGAAGCAATACAATTGCTAAACCAATTAGCAAATTCAAGCCACAACAAGGCTTTTATCGCCAAATTGGCCAATGACCTGTCAGCTGTTAAAGAACCTATAAGAAAAGATGTGATCTCCATTGCAAGAAAGGCATTACGCTATGTACTTTCAGAAAATACTTCTGAAAAGCGAGCCCTTCAAAATTGGATTAACAACTTCTTTGAAGACGTACAACCTAAATATAGCTCACACCTTTATTCGGAAACTGAAAAATCAGCTTTAAACGTTAAGGAAGTAGCGCCTAGTTACGATGATACTGCTGCCGAAGTGGATGGCCGTGTAGTAATCCGTGACAACTTCGATGCTATTTTCAGCAAATATCCAAATGCCTTGATTTTTGGTGAAGATTCTGGAAACATTGGAGATGTTAACCAAGGTTTGGAAGGTTTACAGGAAAAATATGGAGAGCTTCGTATTTCAGATGCCGGAATTAGAGAAGCTACTATTTTAGGGCAAGGAATTGGAATGGCCATGAGAGGTTTAAGACCTATTGCTGAAATCCAATACTTGGATTACCTAATGTACGCGTTACAAATTATGAGTGATGATTTGGCCACTCTACACTACCGTACGGTTGGGAAGCAAAAAGCGCCTCTAATTGTTAGAACTCGTGGTCACCGACTTGAAGGTATTTGGCACTCCGGTTCTCAAATGGGAGGCATCATCAACTTAGTTCGCGGTATGCATGTGTTAGTACCTCGCAACATGACCAAGGCAGCAGGTTTCTACAATACATTATTGGAAAGCGATGAGCCAGCCTTGATTGTAGAATGCCTAAACGGTTACAGACTTAAAGAAAAACTGCCTGAAAACCTAGGAGAGTTCAAAACACCAATAGGTGTGGTAGAAACCGTTAAGGAAGGTAAAGACATCACTTTGGTATCTTACGGATCCACTTTAAACATTGTAGCTCAAACTGCTAAAGATTTATTGGAAGTTGGTATTGATGCAGAAGTGATCGACGTACAATCCCTACTACCGTTCGATTTGAATCACGACATTGTAAAAAGTGTACAAAAAACGAATCGTTTAATGGTGATTGACGAGGACGTTCCTGGAGGGGCTTCAGCTTATATATTGAATGAAATTTTGAATACACAAAATGCTTATCAGTATTTAGATAGTCAACCTCAAACCTTAACGGCCAAGCAACACAGACCTGCTTACGGTACCGATGGTGATTATTTTTCAAAGCCTTCGGCAGAAGATATTTTTGAAGCGGTCTACACCATGATTCATGAAACAGATCCTACTAGTTTTCCTAGTATCCGATAA
- a CDS encoding DUF202 domain-containing protein, translating into MSTTEDKPKLITRDWLAIERTKLANERTFLAYFRTAIVFLGTGITILKIELFNSMKPFGVILIAITPIILTIGIVRLIYVRRLIRKHYNV; encoded by the coding sequence ATGAGCACTACGGAAGATAAACCTAAATTAATTACGAGAGACTGGTTGGCCATTGAGCGCACCAAACTAGCCAACGAGCGCACCTTTTTGGCCTATTTTAGAACGGCAATCGTCTTTTTGGGAACGGGCATCACTATTTTAAAAATAGAGTTGTTCAACAGTATGAAACCCTTTGGCGTTATTCTTATTGCCATTACCCCCATTATACTTACCATTGGCATTGTTAGATTAATTTACGTGAGACGATTGATTAGAAAACACTACAATGTTTGA